In uncultured Fibrobacter sp., one DNA window encodes the following:
- a CDS encoding radical SAM protein, whose translation MHFTEPVYRNPYWPTWPLIQITQGCTHNSCKFCTMYKDVSFRMQPMDLLEEDLRELRADDPHAKTIQLLSANPLAPTYDRLMPRLELIKKYLPELEHMYTATRVSDLKNKTVEQLRNLRDIGVNEISLGVESGDAWTLKRINKGYAPEDILEQCRKLEEAGIHYWVTFLNGVAGREHSEDHAIHTAEIFNQLKPMLVGTGGLTLFPGTPLLEEARRGEFTPLTERELMQELKLFLERLTCDCELNTHHTSSMNLSGPFLARKKEILDSLQYGIDHFDMDKLTKIRNKKRTL comes from the coding sequence ATGCATTTTACCGAACCCGTTTACAGGAACCCCTACTGGCCCACGTGGCCCCTCATCCAGATTACGCAGGGCTGCACCCACAACAGCTGCAAGTTCTGCACCATGTACAAGGACGTATCCTTCCGCATGCAGCCCATGGACCTGCTGGAAGAAGACCTGCGCGAACTCCGTGCCGACGATCCCCATGCAAAGACCATCCAGTTGCTGAGCGCAAACCCGCTGGCCCCCACCTACGACAGGCTCATGCCCCGGCTGGAACTCATCAAAAAGTACCTGCCCGAACTGGAGCACATGTACACGGCTACACGTGTTTCGGACTTAAAAAACAAGACCGTGGAGCAGTTGCGCAACCTGCGCGATATCGGCGTGAACGAGATTTCGCTTGGCGTAGAAAGCGGCGACGCGTGGACACTGAAACGCATCAACAAGGGCTACGCCCCCGAAGATATTCTGGAGCAATGCCGCAAGCTGGAAGAGGCCGGAATCCACTACTGGGTCACCTTCCTGAACGGCGTGGCGGGCCGCGAGCACAGCGAAGATCACGCTATCCACACGGCAGAAATTTTCAACCAGTTGAAGCCCATGCTGGTAGGCACCGGCGGACTCACACTGTTCCCCGGGACGCCGCTCCTGGAAGAAGCCCGCCGCGGGGAATTCACGCCGCTTACGGAACGCGAGCTGATGCAGGAACTGAAACTTTTCCTGGAGCGCCTGACCTGCGACTGCGAACTCAATACGCACCACACGTCGTCCATGAATTTGAGCGGACCGTTCCTTGCCCGCAAAAAAGAAATTCTAGATTCAC